Proteins encoded within one genomic window of Oncorhynchus nerka isolate Pitt River linkage group LG17, Oner_Uvic_2.0, whole genome shotgun sequence:
- the LOC115145181 gene encoding bromodomain testis-specific protein-like isoform X2, which produces MTDAICPPMSMVGGVNPPPPEFNNPKKPGRITNQLQYLEMVVVKVLWRHNFSWPFRMPVDAVGLHIPDYYTIIKTPMDLSTIKKRLQNNYYWKAMECIEDFNKLFTNCYVYNRPGDDIVLMAQALEKIFLLRVAEMPPEETEISAITTKTPVKGGRKSSAGMIKLRPQSPVSEVVFQQTVTVIPLEAHHTIPPAAQLSSQIAAKFQIEKGVKRKAGATTPTASSPITSCESSPVVDGSTPCKLFSRRGSGRPIKPPRKDLPDYHQRQNSKLSDQLRFCNCILKEMFTKRHAAYTWPFYKPVDTEALGLHDYHNVIMQPMDLGTIRKKMVEREYMDAQDFAADFRLMFSNCYKYNPPTHEVVIMARKLQDVFEERWLKLPDEPVRRAGGPGHHRDKRGRGDGPESSSSTGSSTGKSSSESESSDSEEEEEARALRLAKLEEQLKAVHDQLQRLTQEPLLKPKKEKSKERRKKEMSRRPKHEDLRKPKIQKKCINKGTPSVHGKRRKMALPVMPYESEEDEVLAVPMLYGEKRQLSLDINKLPGDKLGKVVNIIQGREASLRDANPEEIEIDFETLKPSTLRALESFVTTCFRKRPKKPNLNKLVKAKGEMQTVKEQDAEKPRQSITDEPSSLAKKKKATNEPPIAPPVPDLARLSRLSESSSSSSSGSDRSSSSSDSSTSDSSDSESVKKSETKKKCKDTPHKFKIKNSKKKKSAKKDPVSKSSLQTSQPPPASASLVPAVVTKDLPPLELLTSPPALHSRLPPQPSRPSAKAAPLPRKNRVAPLQLTDSQPQQQQDLLVPSESPTTPYLTPPSSCDPTLTLPTDPLNTTAALTHTPPSSLLCSLQTPPSPLALLPSPRCRSLAQTQEVKTGPPDRAQQEGLSALLTPLTSPPAVLLQAADSRYEQPCPVLLYPLQDSPLQPVKDEGRLSEALGETHSKILQKQPYPRHSDGVFDGGNTSLSHPANKPTADGKSTPAKKDIVLKNADSWASLGKIAISTPSTVKSSKESFDKFRRAAIEKEERERALTLKRTQMKASGKSSLTMPVSLPVAVPVPPRAAEQEHLPCRTLAPEPAEIPMPTEAIVEPQPPRAPEPLKEEPPAAASTPPPPFTTQTSVDGEREMARRREQERRRREAMSGVIDMTMQSDIMATFEKNLD; this is translated from the exons ATGACAGACGCCATATGTCCCCCAATGTCCATGGTGGGAGGCGTGAACCCTCCTCCCCCGGAGTTCAACAATCCCAAGAAGCCCGGCCGCATCACAAACCAGCTGCAGTACCTGGAGATGGTGGTGGTCAAGGTCCTGTGGAGACACAACTTCTCCTGGCCTTTCAGGATGCCTGTGGATGCTGTCGGACTGCACATTCCA GATTACTATACAATTATCAAGACGCCAATGGACTTGAGCACCATCAAGAAGCGTCTTCAGAATAATTATTACTGGAAAGCGATGGAATGCATAGAAGACTTCAACAAACTGTTCACCAACTGCTATGTATATAATCGg CCTGGAGATGACATAGTTCTGATGGCCCAGGCCTTGGAGAAGATCTTCCTACTGAGAGTGGCTGAGATGCCCCCGGAGGAGACTGAGATATCTGCCATCACAACCAAGACCCCAGTGAAGGGTGGGAGGAAGTCCTCTGCTG GTATGATAAAGCTGAGGCCCCAGTCCCCTGTGTCTGAGGTGGTGTTCCAGCAGACGGTGACGGTCATCCCTCTTGAGGCCCACCACACCATCCCCCCTGCTGCCCAGCTCTCCTCTCAGATAGCAGCCAAA TTTCAGATCGAGAAGGGTGTGAAGAGAAAAGCAGGCGCCACCACACCGACAGCCTCTTCTCCGATCACCAGCTGCGAGTCGTCCCCCGTCGTCGATGGCTCGACGCCCTGTAAGCTGTTCTCCAGGCGAGGCAGCGGTCGGCCCATCAAACCCCCCAGGAAAGACCTGCCTGATTACCACCAGAGACAGAATAGTAAGCTCTCGGATCAGCTCCGCTTCTGTAACTGCATCCTGAAGGAGATGTTCACCAAGAGGCATGCGGCGTACACCTGGCCCTTCTACAAGCCGGTGGATACGGAGGCCCTGGGTCTACACGACTACCACAACGTCATCATGCAGCCCATGGACCTGGGCACCATACGG AAAAAAATGGTTGAACGTGAATACATGGATGCCCAGGATTTTGCTGCTGATTTCAGACTCATGTTCTCCAACTGTTACAAATACAACCCACCCACCCATGAGGTTGTTATTATGGCAAGAAAACTCCAG GATGTGTTTGAGGAGCGCTGGCTGAAGCTTCCAGATGAGCCAGTGAGGAGGGCGGGTGGGCCAGGTCACCacagggacaagagagggagaggagatgggcctGAGAGCTCCTCCAGCACAGGCAGCAGTACCGGCAAGAGCTCCTCAGAGTCCGAGTCCTCAGACtctgaggaggaagaagaggccaGAGCTCTACGGTTGGCTAAGCTAGAGGAACAG TTGAAAGCGGTGCACGATCAGCTGCAGAGACTCACCCAGGAGCCCCTGCTCAAACCAAAGAAGGAGAAATCAAAGGAGAGAAGAAAAAAGGAAATGAGTAGAAGACCGAAGCATGAAGACTTGAGGAAACCCAAAATACAGAAGAAGTGCATTAACAAGGGAACGCCATCTGT GCACGGCAAGAGGAGGAAGATGGCTCTCCCTGTGATGCCCTATGAGTCTGAGGAGGACGAGGTGCTAGCGGTGCCCATGTTGTACGGTGAGAAGAGGCAGCTGAGCCTGGACATCAACAAACTGCCGGGGGACAAGCTGGGCAAGGTGGTGAACATCATCCAGGGCAGGGAGGCCTCCCTCCGTGACGCCAACCCTGAGGAGATAGAGATCGACTTTGAGACCCTCAAGCCCTCCACACTCAGGGCTCTGGAGAGCTTCGTCACGACCTGCTTCAGGAAACGGCCCAAGAAACCCAACC TGAATAAGCTGGTGAAAGCCAAAGGAGAGATGCAGACTGTGAAGGAGCAGGATGCAGAGAAACCTCGCCAGAGTATTACAGACGAGCCGAGCTCACTGGCCAAGAAGAAAAAGGCAACAA ATGAGCCCCCTATAGCTCCTCCTGTCCCAGACTTGGCCCGGCTGTCCCGTCTCAGTGAGAGCAGCAGCTCTTCCTCCTCCGGCTCTGACCGCTCCAGCAGTAGTAGTGATTCTAGCACTTCTGATAGCAGTGACTCTGAATCAG TAAAGAAATCTGAGACGAAAAAGAAATGCAAAGACACTCCACACAAGTTCAAGATCAAG AATTCCAAAAAGAAGAAATCTGCTAAGAAAGACCCAGTGTCGAAGTCCTCTCTCCAGACCAGCCAGCCCCCGCCTGCCTCTGCCTCGCTAGTCCCAGCAGTAGTAACAAAAGACCTGCCTCCTCTAGAGCTACTCACGTCTCCCCCAG cCTTACACAGCCGCCTGCCTCCGCAGCCTTCAAGACCAAGTGCCAAAGCAGCACCACTACCTCGCAAAAACAGGGTGGCCCCCCTGCAGCTCACTGACAGTCAGCCCCAACAACAGCAGGACCTGCTGGTCCCCTCTGAGAGCCCCACTACTCCCTATCTCACTCCCCCTTCTTCCTGTGACCCCACTCTTACTCTGCCCACAGACCCACTCAACACAACagctgcactcacacacacacctccctccagcctgctctgttcccttcaaacccctccctctcccctagcactcctcccctctcctcggTGTCGATCACTAGCCCAGACACAGGAGGTGAAAACTGGGCCACCTGATAGGGCGCAACAGGAAG GTCTGTCTGCGCTGCTGACCCCTCTGACCTCTCCTCCTGCAGTTTTACTACAGGCTGCTGATAGCAGATATGAG CAGCCGTGCCCAGTGCTGTTGTACCCTCTACAAGACAGCCCATTACAGCCAGTGAAGGATGAAGGGAGGCTCTCTGAAGCACTGGGGGAGACCCACTCCAAGATTCTGCAGAAACAGCCTT ATCCCAGACACTCTGATGGTGTGTTTGATGGTGGAAACACCAGCCTCTCTCATCCAGCTAATAAACCCACTGCAGATGGAAAAAGCACACCTGCCAAAAAG GATATTGTCCTGAAGAACGCAGACTCCTGGGCTAGTTTGGGGAAGATAGCCATTTCCACTCCCTCCACGGTGAAGTCTTCAAAGGAGAGCTTTGATAAGTTCCGCAGGGCAGCCattgagaaggaggagagagagagagctctcacTCTAAAGAGGACGCAGATGAAGGCTTCAGGGAAGAGCAG CCTGACCATGCCAGTATCGTTGCCAGTGGCAGTACCAGTGCCACCTAGAGCTGCGGAACAAGAGCACCTTCCATGTAGAACTCTGGCGCCAGAGCCAGCAGAGATCCCCATGCCGACGGAGGCAATCGTGGAGCCTCAGCCTCCTAGAGCTCCAGAGCCCCTGAAAGAGGAGCCTCCAGCGGCTGCCTCAACCCCACCTCCGCCCTTCACTACCCAGACCTctgtagatggagagagggagatggcccGCAGGAGAGAACAGGAGCGACGCAGACGAGAGGCT ATGTCTGGTGTCATTGACATGACAATGCAGAGTGACATCATGGCAACATTTGAGAAGAACCTGGACTAA